In the genome of Candidatus Acidiferrales bacterium, the window CGGCCCATGCCGCAGACGTCGGTCACAGGCGAAGATAACGGCGAAACGGCCGAGCCTTCGGGCTCAAACGGTGTCGCCATCGCCCCGGCGAACACCATCGATCATCACGCCCTGCTGCTCATCAATCCGCATACGACATTTTATTTTCGTTCCGAGCTGCAGATGGTGAGCGATCAGGGCCTGGACGCATATGGCGCCGTCACCTGGGGCCAGTTTTTTATCTACCAAGGATTCAATCCGCACTGCGGCTGGATGCACACGTCGAGCGGCGTGGATGCCGTGGATGAATTTCTCGAGACGACAGAGAAAAAAGGCGATCGTTACTATTACAAATATGGCAAAGAAGAGCGGCCGGTGATAACCAAGGAAATCAGCGTCCCCTATATGACAGACCACGGGATGGCAGAGAAAAAATTCACGGTGTATTACACATTACATGGGCCGGTGATTGGCGAGCAGGACGGAAAATGGGTCGCCATCAGCCTGATGCAAGAGCCGATCACGGCGCTGATTCAGTCATACACTCGCACGAAAGCCACAAATTTCCAATCTTTCCTGCAGACCATGGAATTGCGCGCGGATTCTTCAAACAACACGATCTTTGCCGACGCCGATGGAGACATCGCTTATTACCAGGCCAACTTCATCCCACGCCGCGATAACCGCTTCGACTATACGAAACCCGTTGACGGCAGCAATCCAGCGACCGCCTGGCACGCCCTTCTGACGCTCGATGAGACGCCGCACTTACTGAATCCGAAAAGCGGCTACGTCTACAACTCGAACGACGCGCCATGGAATGCTGCCGGGCCGGGCACGCTGAAAAAATCGGACTTCCCTGCCTACGTGGAAAAAGGCGGCGAATCCGCGCGCGGACTGCACGCCATTCGAGTTCTCAATGACAAGCATGACTTTACCCTCGACACTTTGCTTTCTTCCGTGGCATTCGATAGCTATCTGCCGTGGTTCGGAAGGACGGTGCCCGGACTGCTCAATGCGTGGGATCAGGATTCGAGTTCCGATCCGTTGAAAGCGAAGCTGGCGGATCAGATCGCGATGTTGCGTACGTGGGATTTTCGCTGGGGTGTGGATTCGATCCCCACTTCGCTCGCCGTTTTTTGGGGCACGGACCTCATGCGCCACTTCGGCCGCGACGCGCGGGAGGCGGGGATGACTCCGTATGACTATGTCGCGAGCAAAGCGACGCCCGGGCAGTTACTGCAATCCCTCGCCGCAGCATCAGACCGGCTGACCTCCGACTTTGGGACGTGGAAGACTCCGTGGGGAAATATCAACCGCTTTCAGCGCCTCGATGATGATATCAAGTCGCACTTCAGCGACTCGAAGCCGAGCATTCCGGTCATGTTTACCTCATCGCTGTGGGGTTCGCTCGCCTCATTTGGCGCGCGCCCATATTCGAATACGAAGAAATGGTATGGCACGAGCGGAAACAGCTTCGTTGCCGCGGTCGAATTTGGCAAGACTGTGCGCGCCAGAGCCGTCACGGCGGGCGGCGAGAGCGGCAATCCCGCGTCGCCGCACTTTGACGACGAAGCCGAACGCTATGCAACGGGCAATCTGAGGGAAGTTTATTTCTATCGCTCGCAACTCAAGGGGCATACAGAACGCACATACCACCCGGGGGAATAGCGCGAAAGTTCCCGCCGAGCTTCTTGGCGCTGCTTGAACTTGAGTGCGGGGCCGTCAACCGCCGCGCATAGCAAAGCGGCTGGCAAGAGGTCCTGCCGGCTGTTCAAGTCGCTCTGCTTGACTCTTCGATCTTATCTGCGTCCGTCGCTACACAATCAGACTTGCAGCACGTCGCCGTCACGCGCAACGGCACGGTAGATCACAGGATCGATAAAGACTGCAAGGCACAAACGAGAAAGAAGTCCCGCAACGATCACAATCGCAAACGGACGCTGGGTGTCAGATCCAATGCCGTGCGAAAGCGCAGCGGGCAGCAATCCCAGGCACGCCACGAGCGCCGTCATCATAATGGGCCGCAAACGCAAAAGGGCGGCCTCGCGCGTCGCCGTACGAATATCGTGACCGGCCAAGCGCAGCTTGTTGATGAATGAATACAGAATAACCGCGGTCTCAACCGAGACGCCCATCAGCGCCAGCAAACCGAGAACGGAGGAAACGCTGAATGGCGTACCGGTAAGTTTGAGGGCGATGAGCGCGCCGACCGGCTCCGTAATCAATACACCTGCAGCGATGCCGATGGGGAATCGAAAATTGCCATAAAGCGCGAAGAGGATAAAGAAAATCAGCAGAATCGCAAGCGGGCCGATGATATCCATCTGCTTTTTTGCTGCCACAAATTCACTGTATTCGCCGCCCCAGGCCAGCCGATAACCCGGGGGGAGCGAAACAGCCTTGTTCACCGCAGCTTGCCCGTCGTGGACCGCGCTCTCCAAATCGCGGCCTTCGATGCTGTACTGCACGCCGATATACCGTGAATTATTCTCGCGATAAATAAATGAAGCGCCGCTGCCCACTGTGATATCTGCCAGCTGGCTCAAGGGAATGAGTTGCCCCGAGGGAGTTCCGACGAGCAAGTTGCCGATTTCGCTCGGGCTCGAACGGAACTGCGGCTCCATGCGTACGACGAGGTCGAACAATTTTTCACCCTGAATCACTTGCGTAGCGGCCTGCCCGCCAATCGCCGCTTGAATCACCGTCTCCACATCCGCGACGTTGATTCCATATCGCGCGATGCGGTTGCGGTCCACGTCGATCAGAAGGCTCGGCTGTCCCAATTCGCGCACAACGGTGAGTTCCGTGAAACCAGTAACGTGTTCGAGAGTGCGTTTGATCTGAATGGCTTTGTCTTGGAGAACATCGAGGTCCGGCCCGTAAACTTTCACGGCCAGAGAGCTCTTCAGTCCGGTCAAGGCTTCATCGACAGCGTCTTCCGCCGGCTGAGTGAAATTGAAAATCACACCGGGAAAAGCATGGAGCTTGTTCAGCAAGTCCTCGGTGAGCTCTTCTTTGTTCCGAATGGATGTCTGCTTCCACGCCTTGTCGCCATACGGCTTCAGCCCGACATAAAACTCATCGTTGAAAAAACCGGTCGGGTCCGTTCCGTCATCTGGACGCGCCAGCTCCGAACCGACCTGCGTGACCATCGGGTATTGCATGAGAATATGCCGGACTTGCGGCGAGAACTTGCTGGCCTCCTCGAACGAAATCGTGTACGGCATTGTTGCGCGAATCCACAGTGCACCTTCGTCCAGGTGCGGCATGAATTCGCCGCCGATATAGGGCGCCAGAAACAGCGTGGCGCCAAAAATCAGAATAGCGGTGATTAATGTTGGAGCAGGATGATCCAAACACCAGTCCAACCGGCTCGCGTAAAATGTCTTCATCGCCTCAAATGGGCGATTCACGTGTTCGCGTACATTTTTGAGCCAGTAAGAGCAAAGAACGGGAACAAGCGTCAGCGTCAGAAGCAAAGCGCCGAGGAGGGCGAAGGACATCGTATCTGCCATAGGATGGAACAATTTTCCGGAAGCTCCGCTCAGAGCGTAAATCGGAATGTAACCGGCGATAATGACAGCAATCGAATAGAACACCGGCCGGTCGACATCCGCGGAGGCTGCCAGGATCACATCATTCAGTTTGTAGCTCTGTCCGGTGCGCAGGCCCAGCTCGCGATAGATGTTCTCCACCATCACGAGCGTGCCGTCGATGATGATCCCAAAGTCGATAGCGCCGATGGAAAGCAGGTTCGCGTCGACGCCTTTGGCATGCAAGCAGATGAAGGAAAAAAGCAGGGCTAAAGGAATCGTCAGCGCCACAATGACGGCCGCGCGAACGCTTACCAGAAAGAAAAGCAGCACGACAAAAACGAGCAGCATGCCGCGCAACAAATTGTTTTCAACCGTATCGATCGTCAATTTCACCAAATCGCTGCGATCGTAGAACGGATGAATCTTGACGTCCGGCGGCAGGACGTGCTGATTGAGATCGTTCGTTTCCGCCTCGACCCCTTTGAGCACGTTCTGCGTCTGCTCGTGCGTGCGCATCAAAATCACGCCTTCGACGGCGTCGTCATTGTTCATGAACCCAAATTCGCCGAGCCGGGGCGCGTGGCCGATGACCACCTGGCCGATGTCTGCGATGCGCACCGGCACACCGTTCTGGCTGCCCACGATTGTGTCGGCGATGTCCTTCGTGTCACGCATCAAGCCGAGTCCGCGAACGTAGTAAAACTGCCCGCCTTGAGAATAAAATCCGCCGCCGGCGTTGCCGTTGTTGTTGGCGAGTTGCTGGAGCACCTGCGGAACGCTGAGGTGATAGCCGTAAAGCTTCACGGGATCGAGCAGCACCTGGTATTGCATGACCGTGCCGCCGAATCCGGAATCGTCGGCTACACCGGGCACGGATTTATAAGCGCGCTCAATCACCCAGTCTTCATAGGTTTTCAGCTCTTGCGGCGTTCGATCGGGGCTTTCGATGACATACCGATACACAAGATCGCTCGGGCTGGAAAGCGGTGCCATGGAAGGGCTGACGCCTGCTGGCAAGCTGACGTCGGAGATTCTTTCAAACACAACTTCGCGTGCAAAATAATCGTCTGTGCCTTCATCAAACGTCATGATGACGTCGGAAAGACCATACAGCGAGATCGAGCGCATCACGCGCATGCGCGGCACACCATTCATCTCCACTTCGATGGGAATCGTGATCAGGCGTTCGACTTCTTCCGCCGCGTGGCCCGGCCATTGCGTGATCAGCTCGACCATGGGCGGAGAAAGGTCGGGATAAGCATCGACAGGCATGCGCTGGAAAGAAATCGAGCCGGCAATGGCCAGCGCGACAACGAGCAGAAGAACCAGGAACCGCTGGCGAAGGGCGAATTGGACTATGCGATGGATCATCGGGCGTCACCCTTGCAACGAATTCTGGAATTGCAGGAAGAGGCTGCCATCCGCCACCACCTTTTCGCCTGCCGACAATCCGCTCAGAATTTCTACTTTGCCATCCTGTGTTTCACCGATCGTGACGTTGCGGCGGCCGAATTGCGTTGCGCCTACCTGCACGTAGACGAACGGCTGATTTTCGGAATTGCGCAGAACTGCGGCGACGGGCACGGTGATCGCCTTCGGCACGAACCCGGCCGTCACTGCCGCGGTCACATACATTTGGTTCTTCAGCTTTTCGCCCGGATTTTCGGTGACGATGCGCGCTTGTGACGTCCGCGTATTGGGATCGAGACCAGGTGAGATGTAGGAAATTCTGCCATGGAAGACATCGGGATATGCGTCTGTCTGAACCGCGACTTCGTCTCCCTGCCGGACAAACGCCAGCTGATTTTGATACACATTCACGAGCACCCACACATTGTTCATATCCGAGAGGACGAAACACTGCGTAGTTCCCGCCTGGAGCAATTGCCCCACAGAACAGTCGCGCTCGACAACTTCTCCGGAAACCGGCGCACGCAAAGGAATTTCGGCCGTGGCTGTGGCTGTGGCAAGAGAATCGAGGTTCGTGATGCCGAGAATCCTCAGCGCTTGTGCCGACGCGTTCATGTCGGCTTGCGCTTGCGTGCGGTTCGATTCCGCCTGGAGCAGATCTTGTTCGGCAATGGCTTGGTGCGCGTAAAGATCCTGGGCACGCTTGTAGTTCTTGTCGGCGACATTGAACGTATCGCTGGCTTTCAGGAATGCGGCACGCAATTGCGAATAATCTGGACTGGCAATTTCCAGCAACGGCTCTCCCGCGCTCACGTGCTGGCCCGGAAATACGAGCACGCGGCTGACCGGCCCGCCGACAGCGGTGATCACTGGAGTCGTGAGGAAGCCGTTATACGAAACCTGCCCGGGGAGGCGCAGTGTGCGCGTGAGCGGCGCAGCCGTCACGGTGACGATCTCCACATGGGACATCTGGTCCTGCGGGACGGAAAACAGCGCCGCTTCCGCGCCAGCATTTGCACCAGTAAACGACGTCATTTTCTCCGCCGACTCGTGGCTGCCCGAGCTGCATCCGCCGAAGGCCAGCGCCACCAAACTAACGACAAGGATCAAAGGATTGAGTAAACGCATCTTTTTCGTCCTCATGGGAGGTTCCTCGTGCCGATTGCCTCCCGTAATTGCTCGAGGGCAAGCATGTAGGAGGCGAGTTGCTGGCGATAGGCCAGCTCCGTGTCGCGATA includes:
- a CDS encoding penicillin acylase family protein translates to MKKFVLILAIACISSVAQGATKTEIARWKREARNVTIIRDNWGIAHVYGKTDADAVFGMEYAQAEDDFNRVETNYINAMGRMAETEGESQIYFDLRMKLFIDPTALKKEYAESPAWLKTLMNAFADGLNYYLYKHPEVKPRVIKHFEPWMALSFTEGSIGGDIERVNLSQLAAFYGHRPMPQTSVTGEDNGETAEPSGSNGVAIAPANTIDHHALLLINPHTTFYFRSELQMVSDQGLDAYGAVTWGQFFIYQGFNPHCGWMHTSSGVDAVDEFLETTEKKGDRYYYKYGKEERPVITKEISVPYMTDHGMAEKKFTVYYTLHGPVIGEQDGKWVAISLMQEPITALIQSYTRTKATNFQSFLQTMELRADSSNNTIFADADGDIAYYQANFIPRRDNRFDYTKPVDGSNPATAWHALLTLDETPHLLNPKSGYVYNSNDAPWNAAGPGTLKKSDFPAYVEKGGESARGLHAIRVLNDKHDFTLDTLLSSVAFDSYLPWFGRTVPGLLNAWDQDSSSDPLKAKLADQIAMLRTWDFRWGVDSIPTSLAVFWGTDLMRHFGRDAREAGMTPYDYVASKATPGQLLQSLAAASDRLTSDFGTWKTPWGNINRFQRLDDDIKSHFSDSKPSIPVMFTSSLWGSLASFGARPYSNTKKWYGTSGNSFVAAVEFGKTVRARAVTAGGESGNPASPHFDDEAERYATGNLREVYFYRSQLKGHTERTYHPGE
- a CDS encoding efflux RND transporter periplasmic adaptor subunit, whose protein sequence is MRTKKMRLLNPLILVVSLVALAFGGCSSGSHESAEKMTSFTGANAGAEAALFSVPQDQMSHVEIVTVTAAPLTRTLRLPGQVSYNGFLTTPVITAVGGPVSRVLVFPGQHVSAGEPLLEIASPDYSQLRAAFLKASDTFNVADKNYKRAQDLYAHQAIAEQDLLQAESNRTQAQADMNASAQALRILGITNLDSLATATATAEIPLRAPVSGEVVERDCSVGQLLQAGTTQCFVLSDMNNVWVLVNVYQNQLAFVRQGDEVAVQTDAYPDVFHGRISYISPGLDPNTRTSQARIVTENPGEKLKNQMYVTAAVTAGFVPKAITVPVAAVLRNSENQPFVYVQVGATQFGRRNVTIGETQDGKVEILSGLSAGEKVVADGSLFLQFQNSLQG
- a CDS encoding CusA/CzcA family heavy metal efflux RND transporter; the encoded protein is MIHRIVQFALRQRFLVLLLVVALAIAGSISFQRMPVDAYPDLSPPMVELITQWPGHAAEEVERLITIPIEVEMNGVPRMRVMRSISLYGLSDVIMTFDEGTDDYFAREVVFERISDVSLPAGVSPSMAPLSSPSDLVYRYVIESPDRTPQELKTYEDWVIERAYKSVPGVADDSGFGGTVMQYQVLLDPVKLYGYHLSVPQVLQQLANNNGNAGGGFYSQGGQFYYVRGLGLMRDTKDIADTIVGSQNGVPVRIADIGQVVIGHAPRLGEFGFMNNDDAVEGVILMRTHEQTQNVLKGVEAETNDLNQHVLPPDVKIHPFYDRSDLVKLTIDTVENNLLRGMLLVFVVLLFFLVSVRAAVIVALTIPLALLFSFICLHAKGVDANLLSIGAIDFGIIIDGTLVMVENIYRELGLRTGQSYKLNDVILAASADVDRPVFYSIAVIIAGYIPIYALSGASGKLFHPMADTMSFALLGALLLTLTLVPVLCSYWLKNVREHVNRPFEAMKTFYASRLDWCLDHPAPTLITAILIFGATLFLAPYIGGEFMPHLDEGALWIRATMPYTISFEEASKFSPQVRHILMQYPMVTQVGSELARPDDGTDPTGFFNDEFYVGLKPYGDKAWKQTSIRNKEELTEDLLNKLHAFPGVIFNFTQPAEDAVDEALTGLKSSLAVKVYGPDLDVLQDKAIQIKRTLEHVTGFTELTVVRELGQPSLLIDVDRNRIARYGINVADVETVIQAAIGGQAATQVIQGEKLFDLVVRMEPQFRSSPSEIGNLLVGTPSGQLIPLSQLADITVGSGASFIYRENNSRYIGVQYSIEGRDLESAVHDGQAAVNKAVSLPPGYRLAWGGEYSEFVAAKKQMDIIGPLAILLIFFILFALYGNFRFPIGIAAGVLITEPVGALIALKLTGTPFSVSSVLGLLALMGVSVETAVILYSFINKLRLAGHDIRTATREAALLRLRPIMMTALVACLGLLPAALSHGIGSDTQRPFAIVIVAGLLSRLCLAVFIDPVIYRAVARDGDVLQV